GATACAACAAAGTACCAATTTATTAAAACCACTTATACATCAACCGACACTATTACCAATACAGACAGAGTTATGTTTGTTTACCAAAGACGTATTGGTTACGTAAACCGTGCCTGCGGATTTAATACTGAATATTTTAATCTAGAGCCAGTTTTAGAACCTGAAGGAAACGATAACTGGATACAGGAAATAATTGTAAAACGAGATACTGTTAATGACGAAAATAGCGCCCACATTACTATGCTGCATTAGTCTTTTTTGCAGCACCCAATTTCTGGTGGCGCAAAAAAAGAGTGAAGTTGCTGCCGACACAGTGCCAAAAATTGAAA
This region of Aequorivita marisscotiae genomic DNA includes:
- a CDS encoding DUF6452 family protein, with the translated sequence MIKKIFLFALIVFAFKGCTKDDICPEGTATTAKLVITFNDIANPVNEKKVNVLSVKTDYEDSVEVISLTETGEIAIPLSTTSDTTKYQFIKTTYTSTDTITNTDRVMFVYQRRIGYVNRACGFNTEYFNLEPVLEPEGNDNWIQEIIVKRDTVNDENSAHITMLH